A region from the Ictalurus punctatus breed USDA103 chromosome 25, Coco_2.0, whole genome shotgun sequence genome encodes:
- the bmp2b gene encoding bone morphogenetic protein 2b, with the protein MVAVLRSVVALMLLLGQVWLGAAAGLIPDVERRRHAPEHSERFLRDFELRLLNMFGLKRKPTPSKGAVVPQYMLDLYYMHSENGDQKSVRRPRSVMGKHAERAASRANTIRSFHHEEALEALSSLKGRTTQQLFFNLTSVPAEELITAAELRIFRDQVLSDFTQSNTSRTGAFQRINIFEVFRPAHSPSQEPLTRLLDTRLVQDSHSRWESFDVSSAATHWATQPHHNHGLVVEILRPGEASDGTEAEASRSRHVRVSRSLHADNESWAQARPLLVTYSHDGQGTATLHREKRQVRRPPKQRRKQQRANCRRHPLYVDFSDVGWNVWIVAPPGYHAFYCQGECPFPLSDHLNSTNHAIVQTLVNSVNSNVPRACCVPTELSPISLLYLDEYEKVVLKNYQDMVVEGCGCR; encoded by the exons ATGGTAGCCGTGCTCCGCTCTGTCGTGGCGCTCATGCTGCTGCTCGGTCAGGTGTGGCTGGGCGCCGCCGCCGGTCTGATTCCCGACGTGGAGCGGCGGAGGCACGCGCCCGAGCACTCCGAGCGCTTTCTGCGGGACTTCGAGCTCAGACTGTTGAACATGTTCGGCCTAAAGCGGAAACCCACACCCAGCAAGGGAGCCGTGGTACCACAGTACATGTTGGACCTCTATTATATGCACTCAGAGAACGGAGACCAGAAAAGCGTCCGGCGGCCCAGGAGCGTCATGGGGAAGCACGCAGAGCGCGCGGCCAGCAGGGCCAACACCATCCGGAGTTTCCATCACGAAG agGCTCTAGAGGCTCTGTCCAGCCTGAAAGGAAGGACCACACAGCAGCTGTTTTTCAACCTCACTTCAGTGCCTGCAGAGGAGCTCATCACAGCAGCAGAGCTACGCATCTTCAGAGACCAGGTGCTCAGTGACTTTACTCAGAGCAACACCAGCCGCACTGGAGCTTTTCAGCGCATTAACATTTTTGAGGTGTTTAGGCCAGCTCATTCCCCCTCACAGGAGCCCCTCACCAGACTTTTGGACACTCGTCTGGTGCAGGACTCACACTCACGGTGGGAAAGCTTTGATGTAAGCTCAGCGGCAACACACTGGGCCACCCAGCCACACCACAACCATGGCCTCGTGGTGGAGATTCTGCGGCCAGGCGAGGCCAGTGATGGCACAGAGGCCGAGGCAAGCAGGAGTAGGCATGTGAGAGTGAGCCGGTCCCTGCATGCTGACAACGAATCCTGGGCTCAGGCTCGTCCACTGCTGGTCACTTATAGCCATGATGGCCAGGGCACTGCAACACTCCACAGAGAAAAGCGGCAGGTCCGACGGCCACCGAAACAGCGGCGCAAACAGCAGCGAGCCAACTGCCGACGGCACCCACTCTATGTAGACTTTAGCGATGTGGGCTGGAACGTGTGGATTGTTGCGCCACCAGGTTACCACGCCTTTTACTGCCAAGGCGAATGCCCGTTCCCACTGTCAGACCACCTGAACTCCACCAACCATGCCATTGTGCAGACCCTTGTGAACTCTGTGAACTCTAATGTGCCGCGGGCATGTTGTGTACCCACAGAGCTCAGTCCCATCTCTCTGCTCTACCTGGATGAGTATGAGAAGGTTGTATTAAAGAACTATCaagacatggtggtggaaggcTGTGGCTGCCGATGA